The Ipomoea triloba cultivar NCNSP0323 chromosome 4, ASM357664v1 DNA segment GTGGCAGAACAGTGTCTTAATAAAAAACTGACCCTGCATAAAAGATGTAAACATATTTATATTCCATGAATTTTTCTCATTAAATTGTACAGAATTCTCATATTGTCAGCAACCATACCTTCCCACAAATTTCCTCCAGGGGCACTAAAGTTGTTTCCATTGGCGCCATCCTCCTTTTTGTTGTACTGTCGCATTTAAAAGTTCAAACACGAGTCAGTGCCACCATGAGTAATAATTACTATACATAGAAAAAACATAATGATCAGTTTTCCAGGAACAGGCTCACATTAGGCAATGATCCCAATGACTGTGCACCAGATGACTTGATATACATGTCCTCTTGCGCACCATAGTAAAGCGACGAACTCAATGGGCACGGTTCCACTCTATCCTGAAATTCTGTTCCAAGGTCCAGACTTTTAGTCATAACATATGTGCTCATAAAACATTTCCACATTATTTTTCAAGTGTCAAACTTAGGTTTTGCTAGCATGAGTTCACTTTAGTATACAAAATTGCTCAAGTCTAGTGCATATGAACCTCGTGTGTTCAATCAAGCCAACGGTAAAACCACTCATGCTGCTTATAATGAACTATGATACATCTATTTAGCATTTATCCCAAGATCATTAGGAAAAATAAGCACAGAGTACATAGACACATATTAACTTAAGGCAGGGGTATGATGAGAAAACGAAAAGAAAAGGGTACACAGAAGGTAGCCTACCTGGAAGTCCTTTCTTCCATGCCTGACCTGCAGATGAGTGATTCTCAAGAGATCCCAAAAGGTCAGAAGTTGGAGACTTTCTTCCCCCAGCCTGCAAGCCAACAGAACATATGCTGTATAATATTCTACCAAGATTTAATGCTTCAAAACTTAAGGTTAAATATGCAATCCCATCATGCTTCATAACCATGATACAACAAAAGAATCAGAGATAAACCAGCCTAGAATGCTCATAACTGGTCGGATCAAACCAGAAAGGCCAATAAGCCGCTTGTAAtcaacttgtaaccttgtgattaccaagtAAAGGGTTTTACCAACTTGTGGTTCCATTGATAATCATCAATCAATTACCATAAAAAAGGGCATCATATATGCATGGAGCCATGGACTAATAAGTTTCATAAGTTGCTGTCATGAATTCAACAGTCTTTTCCACAAACTGGTGGTTGGCACTCTCAAGCATCATACGATTCACCAAGTCATACTTCAAATCGACCACTGAAAACCCACTCAACAATCAAG contains these protein-coding regions:
- the LOC116016828 gene encoding uncharacterized protein LOC116016828 isoform X1 — translated: MESSNKQAGSASSLTDYLFGAKGSSQPSNSSGIFSSIFPPPTLAGGRKSPTSDLLGSLENHSSAGQAWKKGLPEFQDRVEPCPLSSSLYYGAQEDMYIKSSGAQSLGSLPNYNKKEDGANGNNFSAPGGNLWEGSVFY
- the LOC116016828 gene encoding uncharacterized protein LOC116016828 isoform X2, producing the protein MKLISPWLHAYMMPFFMAGGRKSPTSDLLGSLENHSSAGQAWKKGLPEFQDRVEPCPLSSSLYYGAQEDMYIKSSGAQSLGSLPNYNKKEDGANGNNFSAPGGNLWEGSVFY